One stretch of Streptomyces sp. NBC_00443 DNA includes these proteins:
- a CDS encoding nuclear transport factor 2 family protein has protein sequence MRAFREAVQAGDSDAVEALLADDVVFTSPAVFKPYAGKAITAAILRAVVRVFEDFRYVREINDPGGRDHALVFTARVGDREITGCDFLHVNEDGLIDDFMVMVRPLSGLQALAEAMGAQFDRIAKEAAAQSA, from the coding sequence ATGCGCGCGTTCCGCGAGGCGGTGCAAGCAGGCGACAGCGATGCCGTCGAGGCTCTGTTGGCCGACGACGTCGTCTTCACCAGCCCGGCCGTGTTCAAGCCGTACGCCGGCAAGGCCATCACGGCGGCGATCCTGCGCGCTGTGGTGCGGGTCTTCGAGGACTTCCGCTATGTGCGCGAGATCAACGACCCGGGCGGCCGGGATCATGCGCTGGTCTTCACCGCGCGCGTGGGCGACCGGGAGATCACCGGGTGCGACTTCCTGCACGTCAACGAGGACGGGCTGATCGACGACTTCATGGTCATGGTCCGTCCGCTGTCGGGCTTGCAGGCGCTGGCCGAGGCGATGGGCGCGCAGTTCGACCGGATCGCGAAGGAGGCGGCGGCGCAGTCGGCGTGA
- a CDS encoding PadR family transcriptional regulator, with protein MSLKYAVLAALLEGEASGYELSKVFDVSFANFWPATPQQLYRELERLAQDGLVEARFVQQERRPNKRMFTLTDAGREDLRTFAAEPPRRPTAIRDELLIKLQAMEDPEATRALIEERMTWSRGKLDRYERVRDRLLDGRTEDEYLSESDRIGPYLTLLAGISFEQEILRWCERVLTVLRHRVPTG; from the coding sequence ATGTCCCTCAAGTACGCCGTCCTCGCCGCCCTCCTGGAGGGCGAGGCCTCGGGTTACGAGCTGTCGAAGGTCTTCGACGTCTCGTTCGCCAACTTCTGGCCGGCGACGCCGCAGCAGCTCTACCGTGAGCTCGAACGGCTCGCGCAGGACGGCCTCGTCGAGGCCCGGTTCGTGCAGCAGGAACGACGCCCGAACAAGCGGATGTTCACGCTCACCGACGCCGGACGCGAGGACCTGCGGACCTTCGCCGCGGAGCCGCCCCGCAGGCCCACCGCCATCCGCGACGAACTCCTGATCAAACTCCAGGCCATGGAGGACCCCGAGGCCACCCGCGCCCTGATCGAGGAGCGCATGACGTGGTCGCGCGGCAAGCTCGACCGCTACGAACGCGTCCGCGACCGCCTCCTCGACGGGCGCACCGAGGACGAGTACCTGAGCGAGTCCGACCGCATCGGGCCGTATCTGACGCTGCTGGCCGGAATCTCCTTCGAGCAGGAGATCCTGCGCTGGTGCGAGCGCGTTCTCACCGTCCTGCGGCACCGAGTGCCCACGGGGTGA
- a CDS encoding class I SAM-dependent methyltransferase yields the protein MFSPEGPSLRELAVQALSSVERGYDLLAPKFDHTPFRTPDSVLRAVASALGRTGSYDDGLDLCCGTGAGVEVLAEVCRRSVTGVDFSAGMLDVARRRVRVGEQRVGWVRADARALPFAPAFDLVVSFGAFGHFLPRELPGLFAQVHSVLRPGGCFAFPVVAPPRPASVGYWMLLGFDTVMWVRNAVWRPQFVMYYRAFRLAEVRDELARAGFEVESQVLPEFGRRRDGSPRVRMVVARRPDRTGQTAAGRVNS from the coding sequence ATGTTCAGCCCCGAAGGCCCCTCCCTGCGCGAACTCGCCGTCCAGGCCCTGTCGTCCGTCGAGCGCGGATACGACCTGCTCGCCCCGAAGTTCGACCACACGCCGTTCCGCACCCCGGATTCCGTGCTCCGCGCGGTCGCCTCGGCGCTCGGCCGAACGGGCTCGTACGACGACGGCCTCGACCTGTGCTGCGGCACGGGCGCGGGGGTCGAGGTGCTGGCCGAGGTGTGCCGGCGCAGCGTCACCGGCGTCGACTTCAGCGCTGGCATGCTCGACGTCGCCCGGCGGCGGGTACGGGTCGGGGAGCAGCGCGTCGGCTGGGTGCGTGCCGACGCCCGCGCCCTGCCGTTCGCACCGGCCTTCGACCTCGTGGTGAGCTTCGGGGCGTTCGGGCACTTCCTTCCCCGTGAGCTGCCGGGCCTGTTCGCCCAGGTCCACTCCGTCCTGCGGCCCGGCGGGTGCTTCGCCTTCCCCGTCGTGGCCCCGCCCCGCCCCGCGTCCGTCGGCTACTGGATGCTGCTGGGCTTCGACACCGTGATGTGGGTGCGTAACGCTGTGTGGCGGCCGCAGTTCGTCATGTACTACCGGGCCTTCCGGCTCGCGGAGGTACGCGACGAACTGGCCCGCGCCGGCTTCGAGGTGGAGTCGCAGGTGCTGCCCGAGTTCGGACGGCGGCGGGACGGGAGCCCCCGGGTGCGGATGGTGGTGGCGCGGCGCCCGGATCGGACTGGTCAGACCGCCGCGGGCAGGGTGAACTCGTAG
- a CDS encoding GntR family transcriptional regulator — protein sequence MARTTPHDHPLTEAQPLYWRIATQLLDELRAGTIPPGERLPAERQLALHYGVSRETVRQALEVLRHRGLVATDRRGSHATLSGPPVETPSTLTFPVGARTAGPGAVDRATVAWETPPPEHAAALGLATHRPTLVHRYESAGADGGGRRTAVTSFSAVALAEVAELARCRDRADGDRADSTESTQLRRTYDWMRKAGLTLHHRDTITRLPGAPSVRVTRRVHDQYARPLEITDLVMDARQDALVYEFTLPAAV from the coding sequence ATGGCCCGCACCACCCCGCACGACCATCCCCTCACCGAAGCGCAGCCCCTCTATTGGAGAATCGCCACCCAGTTGCTCGACGAGCTGCGGGCCGGGACCATCCCGCCCGGTGAACGGCTGCCGGCGGAACGGCAGTTGGCGCTGCACTACGGGGTCAGCCGGGAGACCGTACGGCAGGCGCTGGAGGTGCTGCGCCACCGCGGACTGGTCGCCACCGACCGGCGGGGCAGCCATGCCACCCTGTCCGGTCCGCCGGTCGAGACCCCGTCGACCCTCACCTTCCCGGTCGGCGCCCGGACGGCCGGCCCGGGCGCCGTGGACCGGGCGACGGTCGCCTGGGAGACTCCCCCGCCGGAGCACGCCGCGGCCCTGGGGCTGGCCACGCACCGGCCGACCCTGGTGCACCGGTACGAGTCCGCGGGCGCCGACGGTGGTGGCCGGCGTACGGCGGTGACGTCGTTCTCGGCTGTGGCCCTGGCCGAGGTGGCGGAGCTCGCCCGTTGCCGCGACCGGGCCGACGGCGACCGCGCCGACAGCACCGAATCCACCCAACTGCGCCGCACCTACGACTGGATGCGCAAGGCGGGCCTCACCCTCCACCACCGGGACACCATCACCCGGCTCCCGGGCGCACCCTCGGTGCGGGTCACCCGGCGCGTGCACGACCAGTACGCCCGCCCCCTGGAGATCACGGACCTCGTGATGGACGCCCGACAGGACGCTCTGGTCTACGAGTTCACCCTGCCCGCGGCGGTCTGA
- a CDS encoding serine hydrolase domain-containing protein: MAEHEAQVHGHCDPRFAAVRAAFEANFRERGELGAAVAVRAGGETVVDLWGGWADAAHSRPWERETLVNVWSTTKGPTALCAHILVDRGLLDLDAPVATYWPEFAAAGKEQILVRHLLSHRAGLSGLREPHSLQQLCDWELTTQRLAAMEPWWAPGTQSGYHALTYGFLVGEVVRRVSGLLPGAFLEREVTGPLGIDFVIGLPEKEYGRAAELVHAPVASNSEQAAIFSQLAPAAIAALANPVVGAAQANTTEWRAAEVPAANGHGTARAVAALYGIFAARGSYDGHRILSAEAAERVREGQGACRDLVLGAGFESETEVALGLWLSGANGSYGPNPRAFGHDGFGGSCGLADPEAGVSLGYVMNRMGPHIADDPRKMALIDALYGAL; the protein is encoded by the coding sequence ATGGCGGAGCACGAGGCACAGGTGCACGGGCACTGCGATCCGCGGTTCGCGGCGGTGCGGGCGGCGTTCGAGGCGAACTTCCGCGAGCGCGGGGAGCTGGGCGCCGCGGTCGCGGTCAGGGCCGGCGGCGAGACCGTCGTGGACCTGTGGGGCGGGTGGGCCGACGCGGCTCACAGTCGCCCCTGGGAGCGCGAGACTCTGGTCAACGTGTGGTCGACGACCAAGGGGCCGACGGCGCTGTGCGCGCACATCCTCGTCGACCGGGGGCTGCTCGACCTGGACGCGCCGGTGGCCACGTACTGGCCGGAGTTCGCCGCCGCGGGCAAGGAACAGATCCTCGTACGGCATCTGCTGTCGCACCGCGCCGGACTGTCCGGACTGCGGGAGCCGCATTCGCTTCAGCAGCTCTGCGACTGGGAGTTGACGACCCAGCGGCTCGCCGCGATGGAGCCGTGGTGGGCGCCGGGGACACAGTCCGGATATCACGCGCTCACCTACGGGTTCCTGGTCGGGGAGGTCGTGCGGCGGGTTTCGGGACTGCTGCCCGGAGCCTTCCTGGAGCGGGAGGTGACCGGGCCGCTCGGCATCGACTTCGTGATCGGGCTGCCGGAGAAGGAGTACGGACGGGCGGCCGAGCTGGTGCATGCCCCGGTCGCGTCGAACAGTGAACAGGCGGCGATCTTCAGCCAGTTGGCGCCCGCCGCCATCGCCGCTCTGGCCAACCCCGTCGTGGGGGCGGCTCAGGCCAACACGACCGAGTGGCGGGCTGCCGAGGTGCCCGCCGCGAACGGGCACGGCACGGCTCGGGCGGTCGCCGCGCTGTACGGCATCTTCGCGGCACGCGGGTCGTACGACGGCCATCGCATCCTCTCCGCCGAGGCGGCCGAGCGGGTACGCGAGGGGCAGGGCGCCTGCCGCGATCTGGTGCTCGGCGCCGGGTTCGAGAGCGAGACGGAGGTCGCGCTCGGCCTGTGGCTGAGCGGGGCCAACGGGTCGTACGGGCCCAACCCACGGGCTTTCGGACACGACGGCTTCGGCGGCTCCTGCGGTCTGGCCGACCCTGAGGCAGGGGTGTCGCTGGGCTATGTGATGAACCGGATGGGGCCTCATATCGCCGACGACCCGCGGAAGATGGCACTGATAGACGCCCTGTACGGCGCTCTGTGA
- a CDS encoding nuclear transport factor 2 family protein — translation METREAAERFVRVWQRAWPEHDVDALLELYAEGCVHRSMPFREPHRGRAELAEYLRWSFAGERVTDVRFSAPVVGEDGVAVAEFRVLAEEDGAPATLAGCVFVRFDAAGLAVETRDYWHTVEGHREPEGALFFG, via the coding sequence ATGGAGACGCGTGAGGCCGCGGAGCGGTTCGTCCGGGTCTGGCAGCGGGCTTGGCCGGAGCACGACGTGGACGCCCTGCTGGAGCTGTATGCCGAGGGCTGTGTCCACCGCTCGATGCCGTTCCGCGAGCCGCACCGCGGGCGCGCGGAGCTGGCCGAGTATCTGCGCTGGTCGTTCGCCGGTGAGCGGGTGACCGACGTGCGCTTCTCCGCGCCGGTGGTCGGCGAGGACGGGGTGGCCGTGGCCGAGTTCCGGGTCCTGGCCGAGGAGGACGGCGCGCCGGCCACGCTGGCCGGCTGTGTCTTCGTGCGGTTCGACGCCGCCGGGCTCGCCGTCGAGACCCGCGACTACTGGCACACCGTCGAGGGGCACCGGGAGCCGGAAGGTGCGCTGTTCTTCGGGTGA
- a CDS encoding acetylxylan esterase, with translation MALFDLPLDELREYRSKSVEPEDFDSFWSKTLGEAREHDLDARFEPVDTGLATVQVYDVTFAGFGGHPVKGWLRLPAGATEPVPLVVEFLGYGGGRGLPHENLLWASSGRAHFMMDTRGQGSAWGAGGGTADPVGAAPAYPGFMTRGVDAPENYYYRRVFTDAVRAVEAARSHPLTDASRTVALGASQGGGITIAVGGLIPDLTAIAPDVPFLCDYPRAATLTDRHPYREIALYLKTHRGRTEDVLRTLSYFDGVHFAARGRAPALFSAALEDQTCPPSTVFAAFNAWAHDGKAIEVYDFNDHEGGGPFHEAAKLDWLRTHA, from the coding sequence ATGGCCCTGTTCGACCTTCCGCTCGACGAACTGCGCGAGTACCGCAGCAAGTCCGTCGAACCCGAGGACTTCGACTCGTTCTGGTCCAAGACCCTCGGGGAAGCGCGCGAACACGATCTGGACGCCCGCTTCGAGCCGGTCGACACGGGGCTGGCCACGGTGCAGGTGTACGACGTGACGTTCGCCGGGTTCGGCGGTCACCCGGTGAAGGGCTGGCTGCGGCTGCCCGCCGGGGCCACCGAGCCGGTGCCGCTGGTGGTGGAGTTCCTCGGGTACGGCGGCGGGCGCGGCCTGCCGCACGAGAACCTGCTGTGGGCCTCCTCGGGCCGGGCGCACTTCATGATGGACACGCGGGGCCAGGGCAGCGCGTGGGGCGCCGGTGGTGGCACGGCGGATCCGGTGGGTGCGGCGCCCGCGTACCCCGGGTTCATGACGCGAGGCGTCGACGCGCCCGAGAACTACTACTACCGCCGGGTGTTCACGGACGCGGTCCGTGCCGTCGAGGCGGCCCGCTCCCACCCGCTGACGGACGCCTCGCGCACGGTCGCGCTGGGTGCGAGCCAGGGCGGCGGCATCACGATCGCGGTCGGCGGCCTGATCCCGGACCTGACGGCGATCGCGCCCGACGTGCCGTTCCTGTGCGACTACCCGCGCGCGGCGACCCTGACGGACCGCCACCCGTACCGCGAGATCGCCCTCTACCTCAAGACGCACCGGGGCCGCACCGAGGACGTCCTGCGCACCCTGTCGTACTTCGACGGCGTGCACTTCGCGGCCCGCGGCCGGGCCCCCGCCCTGTTCTCGGCGGCCCTGGAGGACCAGACCTGCCCGCCGTCCACCGTCTTCGCGGCCTTCAACGCCTGGGCCCACGACGGGAAGGCCATCGAGGTGTACGACTTCAACGACCACGAGGGCGGCGGCCCGTTCCACGAGGCGGCCAAGCTGGACTGGCTGCGCACGCACGCCTGA